Sequence from the Phlebotomus papatasi isolate M1 chromosome 5, Ppap_2.1, whole genome shotgun sequence genome:
tttgatgatttttggctttttgaaaagCTAAGAAAATTCCCTAGAAGACACCAAAAAGCCAAGTGAGgttttcctttgggaaaatgactggaaaattgatagaaaattgaaagaaattgacagtttctttcttttgttcaaaaattcaccaaaaatccattttaaatccgattttgatgatttttatcTTTTTGAAAAGCTAAGAAAATTCCCTAGAAGACACCAAAAAGCCAAGTGAGgttttcctttgggaaaatgactggaaaattgatagaaaattgaaagaaattgacagtttctttcttttgttcataaattcaccaaaaatccattttaaatccgattttgatgatttttatcTTTTTGGAAAGTTGAGAAAATTCCCCAGACGACAGGAGAAGGCCAAATGAGGTTTTCCTTTGCGAAAATAACTggaaaattgatagaaaattgaaagaaattgacagtttctttcttttgttcaaaaattcaccaaaaatccaatttaaatccgattttgatgatttttggcttttctgaaagctgagaaaattccccAGAAGACGGCAAAAGGCCAAATTAGGTTTTCCTTTTGGGAAAATACCCcaaaaaattgatggaaaattaaaagaaatagagAGTATCTttcttttattcaaaaattcaccaaaaaaaatccaatttaaaacCGATTTTAGTAACGTTtacggttttggaaagctcatgAAATTCTCTGTAGATTTCTGTGGAAATATTCGTGGGAAGGTTctatggaaactcgcggacatttcttaacTTTCATGGAATATTTTCTCCGTCAAATTCTTCCTCAGAAATCCACACGGATTTTTAACGGTAAAATCCGTGGACATGGCAGAAAGGTCTGcgggaaatccagtggaatcgccACTGTCATTGGGCTATAGGGAGAGTTTTCTCTTCATTTTAACAGTTTGGTaattttttcttcacatttttgacGTTTATGTCAGTTCAAATGGAGTGTCAgctggattttttttctcaaaacttcaTCCGCCATCTTTGTTTGTGTGCTCACAATCCATCCATCTTGCTCAGTCGCTTCTTCTCGGCCGCCTGACGCAATTGACGTGGCATTGGAAAGGATGACTTAATGTCCCAACGTTTCATCCAATTTCTAAGTGTTTTTCTCGGTACTTTGTGTATCTGTGATGCCCTGTAGATTGATTCGCCAGCTTTGACATTCATCAGTGCTGCCCACAGGGCATCAATATTGTACGATCTCGGTTGATTACCACGTGGATTTCTTAGGACAAATGCTTTTGGTGGTGGCACTATCAATTGTTCATCTTTTATTTGATTCTTTGTAAATGGTATCAATGGTGGTAAATCCATATCATCGTCCATTGATGATGATGCATCACCATCATCACCGCCATTTTGTTGCTGTTGCTGTCGTTGGCGTTGATGCTGTGGCTGACAGATGGCAATTGATGCAGTATTGCTGCCATCTTCATTGCTATCATCCAAATTTGGTGAACATATAATATTTTCGCAACTCTCAACAGATGACGCCCTGCCCGATCGTACACTTATTGACATACTTTTTCGATCGTACTTCAAAGATGGCGGAATTAGGTGTTGCATCATAATATCATCACTATTATCATCATCATCTATTTCTAATTTTGTCATCAAACTACCAccattatcatcatcatcatcatgatCATCATTACGACAACAACTACCACCACCATCACCACCACCTCCCTCGCCCTCATCCTCCTCCTCCACAACATTGACAAGTTGAttgtaattttcaaatagattctCATTCGATATCACACGTATTGTGCCACAAGATGGCGCCTCAGCTGACTGATGATTGTCTGTGGAGGACAGAATAGGACATTCATTCAAAATCAATCTCAACCACTTTAAAAGAACCAACAAAAGTAcagaagaaacaaaaaacaaataaaactaGCCCCCCACAGAAACAAAACCATAACGATATAGTGACTAAATACGCGACATTGGGAGAGatatcaatttgaaaattacaaatcAACCCACTCatgttctctttttttctttttgttctttttgttaTCCCTGCCCCCCCCCCGTCCTCCCAAATCCAATTCCACTTCAAGGTACTTCAAGGTACCTTCGAGCTGCAAAAAATAGCAAAACTTCGGAAAGCAAAGAaaatcaagaagaaaaaaaaaaacaaggaaaagaaaaaatccAGATAATTTTCAAGATTGTCTTTCGAGCTGTCAAGAATATAtggcaaaaaaatgaaataactaGGTCCtaaacttatggcctctacacattgggagaaatttttgtcaaaaattgctttttgaaggaaatttcctgcagcgttgtagcgggaaacgtcaaatttttgtcaaaaacgcaatttttgacgaaaattgctcccaatgtgtagacgcctttatttataaatttctaaaaaatacaATGGCGACATGATAAATAGCAGAACTTCAGCAATTTTCTTATCTTGATATCttataataaaatatcaatCTTTATACCTAGGGGCAAATTCTGAACGTTTATTTGTTATGTATTAAGAGACTACATAGCTTCATTGAAATGTTTCCGTGTGTGTGAGCCACAGGATGCCGAGCGTTTACCATTTCACACTTTATAACCTACAACAACGACTCCTGTATATGTACCATCAACGACTCCTGTATATGTACCATAGACTAAAGGTAGAGGTTTGAATGTATTCGATAGTCACTTTTAAGCGCTTGGATTGGTGCGGTACTAGTCACGTGACTCTccctcttttttctttcttctcaaTTTTGCCGCGcggttgaatttaaatttcaaaacatttccTTCTTCAAAATCAAATACTTTAGGAAAATATTCGATATTCATCTGCAATATGATGGACCAGGAAAAAGAAGAGAGAAATTACGAAATTACATTAGTAACAGTTTTAGAATATATAATCCAAcccaaaaaatacaatatttcatatagaagaagTACCATTCTAAACAGTCATTGCAGCATAAACGATGTGAAAATCACGTTCATAAAATACTCTTATATTTCATAATTCCTTGCTTTTAGTTGTAAAGTAAAACATATTGAGCTAATGTTACAGATATGCAGCTGTGGAACTTAATCTTTCTAATATTGATTCAACATGTTTATAACCGTTGTGTTTAAATTTGGCGCGAAATAATTGTCAATAAATCAGAGCAAATCTGGATATCATTCTCTACGTTTCCCGCTTTTTTGTCAATTAATTCACTGATAATTGTGAAGCTATAAAAACGATTGCATTGATCACTCGATCTCTCATTATCTTTTATTAAGTGCTATCAGTGTGTTCATTTGTCGCCAaataaaattgtctaaaaagtatttgaatagttcaaaatttgttaaatcagTGTAATACTGTGTACTCTAAATCTAAACATTAAATGTTATGTTATTAAACTTGGAAGTGAATATGTAGTacgatttttagttattttgttaaagaaaatcTTGCAGTTGATAGATTGAGCGTCCTCAATCATATCATTGAGGTCTTTGTTCCTGATATAACAGTATAGTGTTTGATGAGTCATTAAGAGCAATTTTTTCAGGCagtaagaaatatttcaataatgaaTTTAAATGGATAAATGTAGAGAGcggatatgtgccattttcgCTCTGTCCTCcacaaatattaataaaaatgtctacaatttttttttcattctattgCAGCTTTATCACTTCATTACAACATTTTATTACACTCATTCTTCATCTTTAATTCGAGAATCTCTGCTCTGTACCAAGTAAGATTATGATCTATAATGATCGAGGtgaaatacttaattttttttaaatacttttacaGGCTTGTGCTTCTTTGCTTCACTATACATTCACTTGTATTTCATCCTTCATTCATTGATAAGAAAGGTAAATTTCTTTAGATTCTGGCTAATTACCCCTTTAAAAACGTGACACTTTTTAgcgaccgaaaatcaacaataaaaattaaaccgataaacaaaatttgtgaaacgttTTACAACCTTGGAAAGTCTAACAGATTCtaattcagtgtttttttttttgcttccataaacgttaaggaaaaaaaacagaccaaaaatttaaatagtttttctgGCAATACTCTT
This genomic interval carries:
- the LOC129808746 gene encoding broad-complex core protein isoforms 1/2/3/4/5 isoform X1, producing the protein MSGSSQQFCIRWNSHLGSLGAAFPQMLAGQRFVDVTLACEGHQVHCHRLVLAACSSYFEALLGENPCKHPIIILPRDIKLWEIQALVDFMYKGEVNVSQAGLGDLIKCAEMLQIRGLCGADAALNLNTIATEHKDNAKRNDAKDPDGNDAPKTQTTASTNDSIQMKIDPDSRENTPETTRLTTDSDLPQTQDVTVNKNKSDNHQSAEAPSCGTIRVISNENLFENYNQLVNVVEEEDEGEGGGGDGGGSCCRNDDHDDDDDNGGSLMTKLEIDDDDNSDDIMMQHLIPPSLKYDRKSMSISVRSGRASSVESCENIICSPNLDDSNEDGSNTASIAICQPQHQRQRQQQQQNGGDDGDASSSMDDDMDLPPLIPFTKNQIKDEQLIVPPPKAFVLRNPRGNQPRSYNIDALWAALMNVKAGESIYRASQIHKVPRKTLRNWMKRWDIKSSFPMPRQLRQAAEKKRLSKMDGL